A single Streptomyces sp. Edi2 DNA region contains:
- a CDS encoding RICIN domain-containing protein, translating into MITEPTPYGPVRRTMAAFAAVAFATLATSVSPLTTGTAHAETPAMTGLSLSPRLPQGDGLAPSLDLAKDSPDYGTEMVINKSPIANWSILPNRDGSFLIRNDKTQKCVDFNTDNDHLVEPRYCDQKNSKQNWYLQPSGGGDGYYLIRNVNTGKCMDVFGGSSNDGTTVGTHGCNGDSNQEWTIGPTPGAEYTGPSLADLATAYALKQCSNSAGAVKSCDYEVTGDSVASVGDLKRVSSNVWNNSTDPGDRTITWTQTTSQTNTVGTSLTVTSEVGVNVEFVTAKVSTALTARYEHSWTQTEAVSDANKISVKPGNYSWAMRGQLMKTVTGKWTFTNDLGDTWSGDGTATVPAKDGTDSLSSDLVLCTSDSPAPECVNNR; encoded by the coding sequence ATGATCACCGAGCCGACCCCCTACGGACCGGTGCGGCGGACGATGGCCGCATTTGCCGCGGTCGCCTTCGCCACGCTCGCCACGTCAGTCTCTCCGCTCACGACCGGAACGGCTCACGCGGAAACCCCCGCCATGACCGGCCTGTCCCTGTCGCCGCGCCTGCCCCAGGGCGACGGTCTTGCGCCGTCATTGGATCTGGCGAAGGACTCGCCGGACTACGGGACCGAAATGGTCATCAACAAGTCGCCGATAGCGAATTGGAGCATCCTTCCCAACAGGGACGGGAGTTTCCTGATCCGCAACGACAAGACGCAGAAGTGCGTCGACTTCAACACCGACAACGACCACCTCGTCGAGCCGAGGTACTGCGACCAGAAAAACAGCAAGCAGAATTGGTATCTGCAGCCCTCTGGCGGTGGTGACGGCTACTACCTGATCCGGAACGTCAACACCGGCAAGTGCATGGATGTGTTCGGGGGAAGCAGTAACGACGGCACCACCGTGGGTACCCACGGCTGCAACGGTGACAGCAACCAGGAGTGGACCATCGGTCCGACCCCCGGCGCGGAGTACACGGGCCCGTCCCTCGCGGACCTGGCCACCGCGTACGCCCTGAAGCAGTGCAGCAACAGTGCCGGCGCCGTCAAGTCGTGCGACTACGAGGTCACCGGCGACAGCGTGGCTTCCGTGGGGGACCTGAAGCGGGTCAGCTCCAACGTGTGGAACAACAGCACCGACCCCGGGGACCGGACCATCACCTGGACGCAGACCACGTCCCAGACCAATACGGTGGGCACCTCCCTCACCGTCACCAGCGAGGTGGGGGTCAACGTCGAGTTCGTCACGGCCAAGGTCAGTACGGCGCTCACCGCACGCTACGAGCACTCCTGGACCCAGACCGAAGCCGTGAGCGACGCGAACAAGATATCCGTGAAGCCGGGCAACTACAGCTGGGCGATGCGAGGCCAGCTGATGAAGACGGTGACGGGTAAGTGGACGTTCACCAACGATCTTGGTGACACCTGGTCCGGCGACGGCACCGCCACCGTCCCCGCCAAGGACGGCACCGACAGCCTCAGCAGCGACCTGGTGCTGTGCACGAGCGACAGCCCCGCTCCGGAGTGCGTCAACAACCGCTGA
- a CDS encoding substrate-binding domain-containing protein, protein MHSHRKTAVCGTVVVALAATVLAGCERGASTGAAPYSPGPAKTGCPAVLARARAAVARAEKPHTSWDGPTSGPRAVFGKRLVYVAQTMTNPGVAGAAEGLRQAAKTLGWPVRVIDGQGTPAGIQAAFSQALALRPAGIVIGGFDPRLTSRQVATATAEHIPLVGWHAVDAPGPSKDPGLFSNITTNVQDVAKVSADWIITHSRGHAGVVVFTDASIPFARNKSELIKKQLATCSGVRLLEEENIPLPDTSSRTPQEVSALLSRFGDRWTHSVAINDVYFADAAPALRAAGRKGGGIPFNIGAGDGDPSAFQRINSRQFQAATVPEPFSQQGWQILDEFNRAFSGRPASGYVAPVHIATAGNSRGATTWDPSGYRAAYRKIWGR, encoded by the coding sequence GTGCACTCGCACCGCAAGACCGCCGTTTGCGGCACAGTCGTCGTGGCTCTGGCGGCCACTGTCCTCGCCGGCTGCGAACGGGGCGCCTCGACCGGCGCCGCACCCTACTCGCCGGGGCCGGCGAAGACCGGTTGTCCCGCCGTCCTGGCCCGGGCCCGGGCTGCCGTGGCACGGGCCGAGAAGCCGCACACCTCCTGGGACGGGCCCACCAGCGGCCCCCGGGCGGTCTTCGGCAAACGCCTCGTCTATGTCGCGCAGACCATGACCAATCCCGGTGTCGCAGGCGCCGCCGAGGGCCTCCGGCAAGCCGCGAAGACCCTCGGCTGGCCGGTCCGGGTGATCGACGGTCAGGGCACCCCCGCCGGGATCCAGGCGGCCTTCAGCCAGGCCCTCGCCCTCCGGCCCGCCGGCATCGTCATCGGCGGCTTCGACCCACGCCTGACGTCGCGGCAGGTCGCGACGGCCACCGCCGAACACATCCCGCTCGTCGGCTGGCACGCGGTCGATGCCCCCGGCCCGAGCAAGGACCCCGGACTCTTCAGCAACATCACCACCAACGTCCAGGATGTCGCGAAAGTCAGCGCGGACTGGATCATCACGCACTCCCGGGGCCACGCGGGAGTCGTCGTGTTCACCGATGCCTCGATCCCGTTCGCCAGGAACAAGTCCGAACTGATCAAGAAACAGCTCGCCACCTGCTCCGGCGTACGGCTCCTGGAGGAGGAGAACATCCCGCTCCCGGACACCAGCAGCCGCACGCCCCAGGAGGTCTCCGCACTCCTCTCCCGCTTCGGGGACCGCTGGACCCACTCCGTCGCCATCAACGATGTGTACTTCGCCGATGCCGCGCCGGCCCTGCGCGCCGCCGGCCGGAAGGGCGGCGGCATCCCCTTCAACATCGGCGCGGGCGACGGCGACCCGTCCGCCTTCCAGCGCATCAACAGCAGACAGTTCCAGGCGGCCACCGTCCCGGAGCCCTTCTCCCAGCAGGGCTGGCAGATCCTCGACGAATTCAACCGCGCCTTCTCGGGCAGACCCGCCAGCGGTTATGTCGCCCCCGTGCACATCGCCACGGCCGGCAACAGCCGCGGGGCCACGACCTGGGACCCGTCCGGCTATCGCGCGGCGTACCGGAAGATCTGGGGCAGATAG
- a CDS encoding ABC transporter permease, with the protein MTPSPRLLPGRRFGHFLGAYGLLAFAALLFLAFSLALPDTFPTLDNISEVLSNQSIPALLALGAMLPIVTAKFDLSLGYGLGLAHVMTMQLIANEAWPWPLACLAVIVGGAVVGVFNGIVVEFAKINSLIATLGTGSILYALTGWITNGARIVPGPQGLPAAFTDLYDSRFLGLPVSAFYVLALTAVLWLLLERLPLGRYLYVIGSNPRAAELVGIPTRRYVVHAFAGSGLVVGIAGVLLAAQQRIGNPSVGLDYLLPAFVGALLGSTAIRPGRPNALGTLVAVVILAIGLAGIGQLGAQFWVTPLFNGATLLLAVGMAGYAARRQLRQRRTPPSRPRHDAVRISS; encoded by the coding sequence ATGACCCCCTCCCCCCGCCTCCTGCCGGGCCGCCGGTTCGGGCACTTCCTCGGCGCCTACGGCCTCCTGGCCTTCGCCGCCCTGCTCTTCCTGGCCTTCTCCCTCGCCCTGCCGGACACCTTTCCCACCCTGGACAACATCTCCGAGGTCCTGTCCAACCAGTCGATCCCCGCCCTCCTCGCGCTCGGCGCCATGCTTCCCATCGTCACCGCCAAGTTCGACCTGTCCCTCGGCTACGGTCTCGGCCTGGCGCACGTCATGACGATGCAGCTGATCGCCAACGAAGCGTGGCCCTGGCCCCTCGCCTGCCTCGCCGTAATCGTCGGCGGAGCGGTCGTCGGCGTCTTCAACGGGATCGTCGTCGAATTCGCGAAGATCAATTCCCTTATCGCCACGCTGGGCACCGGCAGCATCCTGTACGCCCTCACCGGTTGGATCACCAACGGGGCCCGGATCGTTCCCGGCCCGCAGGGCCTGCCGGCGGCCTTCACCGATCTCTACGACTCCAGGTTCCTCGGCCTGCCGGTATCCGCCTTCTACGTCCTCGCGCTGACCGCCGTGCTGTGGCTGCTCCTGGAGCGGCTGCCGCTCGGCCGCTATCTGTACGTCATCGGCTCCAACCCGCGCGCCGCCGAGCTGGTGGGCATCCCGACCCGGCGCTACGTCGTCCACGCGTTCGCCGGTTCGGGGCTGGTCGTCGGTATCGCCGGTGTCCTGCTCGCCGCCCAGCAGCGGATCGGCAACCCCAGCGTCGGCCTGGACTATCTGCTGCCCGCCTTCGTCGGTGCCCTGCTCGGGTCCACCGCGATCAGACCAGGACGCCCGAACGCCCTGGGCACCCTGGTCGCCGTCGTCATCCTCGCCATCGGCCTTGCCGGTATCGGCCAGCTCGGCGCGCAGTTCTGGGTCACCCCGCTGTTCAACGGCGCCACCCTGCTCCTCGCCGTCGGCATGGCCGGCTATGCCGCCCGCCGCCAGCTGCGCCAACGGCGGACACCACCGTCCCGGCCCCGCCATGACGCGGTCCGTATCAGCTCGTGA
- a CDS encoding sugar ABC transporter ATP-binding protein, which translates to MHAAPDSTPPPRDAPRPLVRVRGLCKRFGGTLALDAVDLDIRSGRILALLGPNGAGKSTLIKVLAGVHSADEGEVRVDGHPLGTDAASRALSFIHQDLGLVDWMTVAENIALGAGYPCRAGLLSWRRVRGRCTAALDIVAAHLDPDAPLAGLPRAERSLVALARALSTQAAVIVLDEPTASLPAADCARLFDVLRTLRDQGRALVHVTHRIDEVYEVADDFAVLRDGRVVSQGPVAGYRPARLVRDIVGHEPAGLRFAAASGPAVLRLDRVRTENTAPVSLEVHAGEILGMVGLTGAGHMELGRALAGSRPVTGGRALLDGLPYTPHTVMAAVGSGVGLVTSDRQEEGCAPELTVRENFLANPRASGVRSWRRIVPRHERAEAAALIERFSVFPRDTEAPIATLSGGNQQKVMIGRGLRTSRRLLILEEPTAGVDVGAKTAIYRLLREALAGGLAVLLLSTDFEEVAHVCHRALVFVRGVMTEELSGGALTVSELARASSAMSALTGTVEP; encoded by the coding sequence GTGCATGCCGCTCCTGACAGCACCCCTCCCCCGCGCGACGCCCCCCGGCCTCTCGTCCGGGTACGCGGCCTGTGCAAGCGGTTCGGCGGCACCCTCGCACTGGACGCGGTCGACCTCGACATCCGCTCCGGCCGCATCCTCGCCCTGCTCGGCCCCAACGGCGCCGGGAAGTCCACGCTCATCAAGGTGCTCGCGGGCGTCCACTCCGCGGACGAGGGCGAGGTGCGCGTCGACGGGCACCCGCTCGGCACCGACGCGGCCTCCCGCGCCCTGTCCTTCATCCATCAGGACCTGGGCCTGGTCGACTGGATGACGGTCGCCGAGAACATTGCCCTGGGGGCCGGCTATCCGTGCCGCGCGGGTCTGCTGTCGTGGCGGCGGGTCCGCGGTCGGTGCACCGCGGCCCTGGACATCGTCGCCGCGCATCTCGATCCGGATGCCCCGCTCGCCGGTCTCCCGCGCGCCGAACGCTCCCTGGTGGCCCTCGCCCGCGCGCTGTCCACCCAGGCCGCCGTCATCGTCCTGGACGAGCCGACCGCCAGCCTCCCGGCAGCCGACTGCGCCCGGCTGTTCGACGTCCTGCGCACCCTGCGCGACCAGGGCCGTGCCCTCGTCCATGTCACCCACCGGATCGACGAGGTGTACGAGGTCGCCGATGACTTCGCCGTCCTGCGTGACGGACGCGTCGTCAGCCAGGGCCCGGTGGCCGGCTACCGGCCGGCCCGGCTGGTGCGCGACATCGTGGGCCACGAACCGGCCGGCTTACGCTTCGCCGCCGCCTCGGGTCCGGCCGTACTGCGCCTGGACCGGGTACGGACCGAGAACACGGCGCCGGTCAGCCTGGAGGTGCACGCCGGGGAAATCCTCGGCATGGTGGGCCTCACCGGCGCCGGGCACATGGAACTGGGCCGTGCCCTCGCCGGCTCCCGGCCGGTCACCGGCGGACGGGCGCTGCTCGACGGCCTCCCGTACACCCCGCACACGGTCATGGCCGCCGTCGGCTCCGGTGTCGGCCTGGTGACCAGCGACCGTCAGGAAGAGGGCTGCGCACCCGAGCTGACGGTGCGGGAGAACTTCCTGGCCAATCCCCGGGCGAGCGGTGTGCGGTCCTGGCGCCGGATCGTTCCGCGGCACGAGCGCGCCGAGGCCGCGGCCCTGATCGAGCGGTTCTCGGTCTTCCCCCGGGACACCGAGGCGCCGATCGCCACCCTCTCCGGTGGGAATCAGCAGAAGGTCATGATCGGACGGGGGCTCAGGACGAGCCGGCGCCTGCTGATCCTCGAAGAGCCGACCGCCGGGGTGGACGTCGGCGCCAAAACGGCGATCTACCGCCTGCTCCGGGAGGCGCTGGCCGGAGGCCTCGCCGTCCTGCTCCTCTCCACCGACTTCGAGGAGGTCGCCCACGTGTGCCATCGCGCCCTGGTGTTCGTCCGCGGGGTGATGACGGAGGAGCTGAGCGGCGGGGCTCTCACGGTCTCCGAACTCGCCCGTGCCTCCTCGGCGATGAGCGCGCTCACCGGGACGGTGGAACCATGA
- a CDS encoding SpoIIE family protein phosphatase encodes MGLVGADIGPARAREQFLRGGAVEGTVRSTVLNSWQRSRSLGLSPEECELPFRQDLDLDGRLVRAAAPVLDRLQSRFAGRSMNVALADGRGAVLQRRFGDTSLVRHLAAIQSVPGFVFAEEFAGTNGIGLALAERQLINVYGAEHFAERSQANACAAIPVRDPLSGRIEGILCLGFPPTDADVALNDVLSRAAGAIERRLLEQSSTRERALLQAYLDARSRAPTGEATGDGQPGEPAEHAPAEHAPADSAPTESGLVDSGLDWRDQMILKERATELISSAQRAAIEVPLPGGRRITLLSRPVTSPSGVEGVVIEAVLPTPHQHLAVLSAAGAAPGPAPDQVLALAVPLPAHLAGSGPGRAAAPGRPAGAPRTARRPSDRPAESPSGRHAEGPADRLSHAAAGGLVLIGEPEVGKYAVAARRRLELLSEASTRIGTTLDVSRTARELAEMAVPRLADYVTIDLPEAVLRGEEPTDPRTGLYRTVVHGIRDDCPFYPAGERVALRPSTPQLRCLDDRQPVLEPDLRAAGGWIAQDPVHARRLLGHDVHSLIAVPLLARGIALGTASFYRSRDPAPFGDDDLSLAQELATRAAICIDNARRFTREHTMVLALQHSLLPQSFPEQSAVDVAYRYLPAESGVGGDWFDVIPLSSTRVALVVGDVVGHGLHAAATMGRLRTAARNFAELDLAPDEVLTHLDNLVGRLDREEGTEGPAADSTGIIGATCLYVIYDPTTRQCVMARSGHPPPALVRPDGTVTFPDLPAGPPLGLGGLPFETAAFTLPEGSRLVLYTDGLIGDRQRDVDTALDLLRHALAHPDRPPEDTCEAVLRAVAPRHPTDDIALLVARTRALAPRHIATWEVAADPALVSGVRAAVTRQLTEWGLHEVVFATELLLSELVTNAIRYGTAPIQVRLLHDRTLICEVSDAGSTAPHLRHAASTDEGGRGLFLVAQLAQAWGTRYTAGGKVIWAECALEAPAGTPDAAAAYVDNIPAL; translated from the coding sequence ATGGGGCTCGTGGGAGCGGATATCGGCCCCGCGCGCGCCCGTGAGCAGTTTCTTCGCGGCGGGGCGGTCGAGGGGACCGTGCGAAGCACCGTCCTGAATTCGTGGCAGCGTTCCCGGTCGCTGGGGCTGTCGCCGGAGGAGTGCGAGCTTCCCTTCCGTCAGGATCTCGATCTGGACGGCCGGCTCGTCCGCGCCGCCGCCCCCGTGCTGGACCGCCTGCAGTCCAGGTTCGCGGGCAGAAGTATGAACGTGGCCCTCGCCGACGGCCGCGGGGCCGTCCTGCAGCGGCGCTTCGGCGACACCTCGCTGGTCAGACATCTGGCCGCGATCCAGAGCGTCCCGGGGTTCGTGTTCGCCGAGGAGTTCGCGGGGACCAATGGCATCGGTCTGGCCCTTGCGGAACGGCAGCTGATCAACGTCTACGGCGCCGAGCACTTCGCCGAACGCTCCCAGGCCAATGCGTGTGCGGCCATTCCCGTCCGGGACCCGCTCAGTGGACGTATCGAAGGCATCCTGTGCCTCGGCTTTCCGCCCACCGATGCGGATGTGGCGCTGAACGACGTGCTCAGCAGGGCAGCCGGGGCCATCGAACGGCGGCTGCTGGAGCAGAGTTCGACGCGAGAGCGCGCCTTGCTGCAGGCGTACCTCGACGCCAGGAGCCGCGCACCGACCGGTGAGGCGACGGGCGACGGGCAGCCGGGCGAGCCGGCCGAGCACGCGCCGGCCGAGCACGCGCCGGCCGACAGCGCACCGACCGAAAGCGGGCTGGTCGACAGCGGGCTGGACTGGCGTGACCAGATGATCCTCAAGGAGCGGGCCACCGAGCTGATCTCCTCGGCGCAGCGAGCCGCCATCGAGGTCCCGCTGCCCGGCGGCCGGCGGATCACCTTGCTGAGCCGGCCGGTGACCAGCCCCTCCGGCGTGGAGGGCGTCGTCATCGAGGCGGTTCTCCCCACACCGCATCAGCACCTCGCCGTCCTCAGCGCAGCCGGCGCCGCTCCCGGCCCGGCGCCCGACCAGGTTCTCGCCCTCGCCGTCCCGCTGCCCGCGCACCTTGCCGGCAGCGGACCGGGCCGGGCGGCGGCCCCGGGCCGCCCAGCGGGCGCGCCCCGTACCGCACGACGTCCCTCGGACCGTCCCGCTGAAAGTCCCTCCGGCCGTCACGCCGAGGGCCCCGCCGATCGTCTCTCCCACGCCGCGGCCGGTGGGCTGGTGCTGATCGGTGAGCCGGAAGTGGGGAAGTACGCCGTGGCGGCCCGGCGCCGCCTGGAGCTGCTGTCCGAGGCCAGCACCCGCATCGGCACCACGCTGGACGTGAGCCGTACCGCCCGGGAACTCGCCGAGATGGCTGTCCCGCGCCTGGCCGACTACGTCACCATCGACCTTCCCGAGGCGGTGCTGCGCGGCGAGGAGCCGACGGATCCCCGCACCGGCCTTTACCGCACCGTGGTCCACGGAATCCGGGACGACTGCCCCTTCTACCCTGCCGGTGAGCGGGTGGCTCTGCGTCCCTCCACGCCCCAGCTCCGCTGTCTGGACGACCGGCAGCCCGTTCTCGAACCCGATCTGAGGGCGGCCGGCGGCTGGATCGCCCAGGATCCCGTGCACGCCCGGCGCCTCCTCGGCCATGACGTGCACTCGTTGATCGCCGTCCCCCTCCTCGCCCGCGGCATCGCCCTGGGCACGGCAAGCTTCTACCGCTCGCGCGACCCCGCCCCGTTCGGGGACGACGACTTGTCGCTGGCCCAGGAACTCGCCACCCGTGCCGCCATCTGCATCGACAACGCCCGCCGTTTCACCCGCGAGCACACCATGGTCCTTGCCCTGCAGCACAGCCTGCTGCCGCAGAGCTTCCCCGAGCAGAGCGCCGTCGATGTCGCCTACCGCTATCTGCCCGCCGAGTCCGGCGTCGGCGGCGACTGGTTCGATGTCATCCCCCTCTCCAGCACCCGGGTGGCCCTCGTCGTCGGGGATGTCGTCGGCCACGGCCTGCACGCCGCCGCCACGATGGGCCGCTTGCGCACCGCCGCGCGGAACTTCGCCGAGCTCGACCTCGCCCCGGACGAGGTCCTCACCCATCTCGACAACCTCGTGGGACGCCTCGACCGGGAGGAAGGCACCGAGGGTCCCGCGGCCGACAGCACCGGCATCATCGGCGCCACCTGTCTGTACGTCATTTACGACCCCACCACGCGGCAGTGCGTGATGGCCCGGTCCGGGCACCCTCCGCCCGCGCTGGTCCGCCCCGACGGCACCGTGACCTTCCCGGACCTGCCGGCCGGCCCGCCGCTGGGCCTGGGCGGCCTCCCGTTCGAGACCGCCGCATTCACTCTTCCCGAAGGCAGCCGGCTCGTCCTCTACACCGACGGACTCATCGGGGACCGCCAGCGCGACGTCGATACGGCCCTCGACCTGCTGCGCCACGCCCTGGCGCACCCGGACCGTCCGCCCGAGGACACCTGTGAGGCGGTCCTCCGGGCCGTGGCGCCCCGGCACCCCACCGACGACATCGCGCTGCTCGTCGCCCGCACCCGTGCCCTCGCCCCCCGGCACATCGCCACCTGGGAGGTGGCAGCCGACCCGGCGCTCGTCTCCGGCGTCCGCGCCGCGGTGACCCGGCAGCTGACCGAATGGGGGCTGCACGAGGTCGTCTTCGCCACCGAACTCCTGCTCAGCGAGCTGGTCACCAATGCCATCCGCTACGGCACCGCCCCCATCCAGGTGCGCCTGCTCCATGACCGCACGCTGATCTGCGAGGTCTCGGACGCCGGCAGCACCGCCCCGCATCTGCGCCATGCGGCCAGCACCGACGAGGGCGGCCGTGGCCTGTTCCTCGTCGCACAGCTCGCCCAGGCCTGGGGCACCCGTTACACGGCCGGCGGCAAGGTCATCTGGGCCGAGTGCGCTCTGGAGGCGCCGGCAGGAACACCGGACGCCGCCGCAGCGTATGTCGACAACATCCCCGCCCTCTGA
- a CDS encoding cyclase family protein, whose translation MTGNPSESPIPPPAPAGADNGPAGAGNGPAVSRQEFDALFETVRTWGRWTRADRGAWNRVTPDHVRRATALVRSGTTVPLGRPWNTTPGPDNSRPALHYMSDLGDIEPPEPSTHKDFLAADYHGKAVSHLDALSHVAYRGQLYDGRSAHEWVDAGGARFGDVSALGPLVTRGVLLDLPTVLGCAWLEPGRAVHAADIVAAEQALDVTIGEGDAVLLRSGSVRRRRELGVWDPGTASAGFHVDAVPLLAERGIALLGGDGDSDVRPSPVDGLHSPVHALALAAMGVPLLDNLDLEALSATAAGAGRYAFLLVVAPLDIPGGTGSPVNPVAVL comes from the coding sequence ATGACCGGCAACCCCAGCGAGTCGCCGATTCCCCCGCCTGCGCCTGCCGGTGCGGACAACGGGCCTGCCGGTGCGGGCAACGGGCCTGCCGTCTCCCGCCAGGAGTTCGACGCGCTCTTCGAGACGGTGCGCACATGGGGCCGCTGGACCCGCGCCGACCGCGGCGCCTGGAACCGGGTGACCCCGGACCACGTACGGCGGGCCACCGCTCTGGTCCGGTCCGGAACCACCGTCCCTCTGGGGCGCCCCTGGAACACGACCCCCGGGCCGGACAACAGCAGACCCGCCCTGCACTACATGTCCGACCTCGGCGACATCGAGCCCCCGGAACCCTCCACGCACAAGGACTTCCTCGCCGCCGACTACCACGGCAAGGCCGTCAGCCATCTGGACGCGCTGTCCCACGTCGCCTACCGGGGGCAGCTCTACGACGGCCGCAGCGCGCACGAGTGGGTCGATGCCGGCGGGGCCCGCTTCGGTGACGTATCGGCGCTGGGCCCCCTCGTGACCAGGGGGGTGCTGCTCGACCTGCCCACAGTGCTGGGGTGCGCCTGGCTGGAGCCCGGGCGGGCCGTGCACGCGGCGGACATCGTGGCCGCGGAGCAGGCACTCGACGTGACGATCGGCGAGGGGGACGCGGTGCTGCTGCGGTCCGGCAGCGTCCGCCGGCGCCGGGAACTGGGCGTCTGGGATCCCGGCACGGCGAGCGCGGGCTTCCATGTGGACGCCGTGCCTCTGCTGGCCGAGCGGGGTATCGCTCTGCTCGGTGGCGACGGCGACAGCGATGTACGGCCCTCACCGGTCGACGGCCTGCATTCTCCGGTCCATGCGCTCGCCCTCGCCGCAATGGGAGTGCCGCTCCTGGACAATCTCGACCTCGAAGCCCTCTCGGCCACCGCCGCGGGGGCGGGCCGTTATGCGTTCCTCCTCGTGGTGGCCCCGCTGGACATCCCCGGCGGCACGGGCTCGCCCGTCAATCCGGTGGCGGTTCTGTGA